From a region of the Arachis ipaensis cultivar K30076 chromosome B09, Araip1.1, whole genome shotgun sequence genome:
- the LOC107618013 gene encoding putative lysine-specific demethylase JMJ16, with protein MRLLMGTELMRICVKEDNDEFPSVPPGFESYTSFSLKRVEDNEKQNDKNITSSSVSTSASESNSTQVVTNIQVSDTAKVPRTLRRRPWINYGQYENSYEEDSDCERLDQNFSSRPCLPRGVIRGCPDCSNCQKVVARWRPEDARRPKLEDAPVFYPTEEEFQDTLKYISSIRFSAEPYGICRIVPPSSWKPPCPLKEKSIWEGSKFATRVQRIDKLQNRESVRKISRFQSNMKRKRRRVTRMGMENGTVGGLDMGLCEAESFGFEPGPQFTLETFQRYADDFKDKYFRENENVSHLGTNTTNLNSTFEPSVENIEGEYWRMVESPTEEIEVLYGADLETGVFGSGFPRNSSNVGSTSHEDYIKSGWNLNNFARLPGSLLCYESSDISGVLVPWLYIGMCFSSFCWHVEDHHLYSLNYMHWGAPKMWYGVPGKDACKLEEAMRKHLPELFEEQPDLLHKLVTQLSPSILKSMGVPVYRCVQNPGEFVLTFPRAYHSGFNCGFNCAEAVNVAPVDWLPHGHIAIDLYKEQRRKTSISHDKLLLGAAREAVRAQWELNLLKRNTSDNLRWKDVCGKDGLLANALKTRVEMERVRRDFLCNSSQALKMESNFDATSERECNICFFDLHLSAAGCRCSPDRYACLDHAKQFCSCSWDSKFFLFRYDISELNILVEALEGKLSAVYRWAKLDLGLALTSYISADKEKVLKELRFQSSNLSHSPKANVHKEATLHQSNEFVEDTQLMDIPIVDQSNSEKGKDQSFPQQRKSVEVVSPLSQKKERLTLDNVQPANEMGNRKTFVNKEGSANCRIKLSRLGCQTSQEDLSFVLCLPVAQAEHGGGKSSLHRRNSSIIHPSEDKVDDMKPDTNGRKELSQIDKASSCNNMENTKLIIRMKDPAIMGDKEAITFPQADKSSDSTQLLHVKQECEENREPAIASTLIDLSCQVGLTAAESIRSIPDSLTAETSNRCQESSLSSLNPQHSVITKVKNEDTQEKLGGCSTSSIAESVRAVNGNTCSLNNYRQKGPRIAKVVRRINCNVEPLEFGVVLSGKSWCSSQAIFPKGFRSRVRYINVLDPSNMCYYISEILDAGHDRPLFMVSLENCPSEVFVHISAARCWELVRDRVNQEIAKQHKLGRKGLPPLQPPGSLDGFEMFGFSSPAIVQAIEALDRSRVCSEYWDSRPYSRPQGQISQPRQTNSNGGNGQGVLVNQHLPNGGVAALQSLFRKANAEELNSLYSIFSDKPEADRNLITRLLNEEIHKSQPS; from the exons ATGAGGTTACTGATGGGGACTGAACTCATGAGAATATGTGTTAAAGAAGATAATGATGAGTTTCCTTCAGTACCACCTGGTTTTGAGTCATATACATCTTTCTCGCTGAAAAGGGTAGAAGACAATGAGAAACAAAATGATAAAAATATTACCAGTTCTTCAGTATCCACAAGTGCGTCTGAATCAAATTCGACACAGGTGGTTACCAATATTCAAGTTAGTGATACTGCAAAAGTTCCTAGGACGCTGAGACGCAGACCTTGGATTAATTATGGACAATATGAGAATAGTTATGAGGAAGACTCTGATTGTGAGCGGCTTGATCAA AATTTCTCCTCAAGACCTTGTCTTCCCAGGGGAGTTATCCGTGGTTGTCCAGATTGCAGTAATTGCCAGAAG GTTGTTGCAAGATGGCGACCAGAAGATGCTCGTAGGCCAAAGCTTGAGGATGCTCCTGTTTTCTACCCCACAGAAGAG GAGTTTCAAGATACTTTAAAATATATATCGAGCATTCGCTTCAGTGCTGAACCATATGGAATTTGTCGCATTGTTCCCCCTTCTTCTTGGAAACCCCCTTGTCCTCTCAAGGAAAAAAGTATATGGGAGGGTTCTAAATTTGCTACCCGTGTTCAGAGGATTGATAAACTTCAGAATCGTGAATCAGTGAGAAAGATTTCAAGGTTTCAAAGCAATAtgaaaaggaaaaggagaaggGTCACAAGAATGGGAATGGAAAATGGCACTGTTGGAGGACTGGACATGGGACTTTGTGAAGCTGAAAGTTTTGGGTTTGAACCTGGTCCACAATTTACCTTGGAAACATTTCAGAGATATGCCGATGATTTCAAGGATAAATACTTCAGAGAAAATGAGAATGTGTCTCATTTGGGAACCAATACAACAAATTTAAACAGCACCTTTGAGCCTTCTGTGGAAAACATTGAGGGTGAATATTGGCGGATGGTTGAGAGTCCTACTGAAGAAATTGAG GTGCTTTATGGAGCTGATCTGGAAACAGGGGTTTTTGGGAGTGGTTTTCCTAGAAATTCTAGTAATGTTGGTTCCACGTCACATGAAGATTATATAAAGTCTGGCTGGAATTTAAATAACTTTGCGAGGTTACCTGGATCCTTGCTCTGTTATGAAAGCAGTGATATATCTGGTGTTCTAGTGCCATGGTTGTACATAGGAATGTGCTTTTCCTCCTTTTGTTGG CATGTGGAAGACCACCATTTGTATTCCTTGAATTATATGCATTGGGGTGCTCCAAAAATGTGGTATGGTGTCCCTGGCAAAGATGCTTGCAAATTGGAAGAAGCCATGAGGAAGCATTTACCAGAACTATTTGAAGAACAACCTGACTTGCTTCATAAGCTG GTCACTCAGCTTTCTCCTTCCATCCTTAAGTCTATGGGAGTGCCAGTTTATAGGTGTGTTCAAAACCCGGGAGAATTTGTTCTGACATTTCCTCGAGCCTATCACTCTGGCTTCAATTGCGGCTTCAACTGTGCAGAGGCTGTTAATGTGGCTCCAGTTGACTGGCTGCCGCATGGGCATATTGCTATAGATCTGTATAAGGAGCAGCGGCGCAAGACTTCTATATCCCACGATAAGCTATTACTGGGGGCTGCAAGGGAAGCTGTAAGAGCCCAGTGGGAGCTTAATTTGCTGAAAAGGAATACTTCTGATAACCTACGATGGAAAGATGTCTGTGGAAAGGATGGTCTTCTAGCAAATGCACTCAAG ACACGTGTTGAGATGGAGCGAGTCAGAAGGGATTTTCTATGTAATTCGTCACAAGCATTAAAAATGGAGAGTAACTTTGATGCTACAAGTGAAAGGGAATGCAACATTTGCTTTTTTGACTTACACTTATCTGCAGCTGGTTGTCGATGTTCCCCTGATAGATATGCTTGCTTGGATCATGCAAAGCAGTTTTGTTCATGCTCTTGGGATTCCAAATTCTTCCTCTTTCGCTATGATATCAGTGAATTAAATATTCTTGTTGAGGCATTGGAAGGAAAACTAAGTGCTGTATACAGATGGGCAAAATTAGATCTTGGGCTTGCACTGACTTCTTATATTTCAGCAGACAAGGAAAAAGTACTCAAGGAATTGAGATTTCAGTCATCAAACTTGTCTCATTCTCCCAAGGCCAATGTGCATAAAGAGGCGACTTTGCATCAATCAAATGAATTTGTTGAAGACACACAATTAATGGATATCCCAATAGTGGATCAATCAAATTCAGAAAAAGGCAAAGATCAGAGCTTCCCTCAACAAAGGAAATCTGTAGAAGTTGTGTCTCCTTTGAGTCAGAAGAAGGAACGCTTGACACTTGATAATGTACAACCTGCAAATGAGATGGGTAACCGTAAGACTTTTGTCAATAAAGAAGGATCTGCTAATTGCAGAATAAAGCTGAGTCGCCTTGGTTGCCAAACATCTCAAGAAGATTTGTCATTTGTTCTATGTCTTCCTGTGGCTCAGGCTGAGCATGGAGGAGGGAAAAGTTCACTACACAGACGTAACAGTAGTATTATACATCCTAGTGAAGATAAAGTTGATGACATGAAGCCAGATACCAATGGACGGAAGGAGCTTTCTCAAATAGATAAAGCAAGTTCATGTAATAATATGGAAAATACTAAGTTGATCATCCGGATGAAAGATCCTGCCATTATGGGTGACAAGGAAGCTATTACATTTCCCCAAGCAGATAAGAGTTCTGATTCAACTCAGCTTTTGCATGTTAAACAGGAATGCGAAGAAAACAGGGAACCAGCAATAGCTTCTACCCTGATAGATCTTTCTTGTCAAGTTGGTCTTACTGCTGCAGAATCAATTAGAAGTATTCCTGACTCTTTAACTGCAGAGACCAGCAACCGTTGCCAGGAAAGTTCTCTGAGTTCTCTAAATCCACAACATTCTGTCATCACCAAGGTTAAGAATGAGGATACTCAAGAAAAGCTTGGCGGGTGTAGCACTTCTAGTATAGCAGAGAGCGTAAGAGCTGTTAATGGAAACACATGCAGTCTTAACAATTACCGTCAGAAAGGTCCTCGTATTGCAAAGGTTGTCCGGCGTATCAACTGCAATGTTGAGCCTTTAGAATTTGGAGTTGTGCTTTCTGGAAAGTCATGGTGCAGCAGTCAGGCTATATTTCCAAAGG GATTTAGAAGCCGTGTTAGATACATAAATGTCTTAGACCCATCGAATATGTGCTATTACATTTCAGAAATTCTTGATGCTGGACATGACAGGCCTCTGTTTATG GTTTCCTTGGAAAATTGTCCAAGTGAGGTCTTCGTTCACATTTCAGCTGCAAGATGCTGGGAACTAGTAAGAGATAGAGTGAACCAAGAGATTGCAAAACAACATAAGCTGGGAAGGAAGGGTCTTCCTCCTTTACAGCCTCCCGGAAGCCTTGATGGCTTTGAAATGTTTGGGTTTTCTTCACCCGCCATAGTGCAG GCTATTGAGGCACTGGATAGAAGTCGAGTCTGTAGTGAATACTGGGATTCTCGGCCATATTCTCGGCCTCAAGGGCAGATTTCACAACCTCGCCAAACCAATTCAAATGGTGGAAATGGTCAAGGGGTTCTTGTGAATCAGCACTTGCCCAATGGTGGTGTTGCAGCATTACAGAGCTTATTTAGAAAGGCCAATGCTGAAGAATTGAACTCACTGTACAGCATTTTTAGTGATAAGCCAGAGGCTGATCGGAACCTAATCACGCGTCTTCTAAATGAAGAGATTCACAAATCACAACCGTCTTAG